From the genome of Caloenas nicobarica isolate bCalNic1 chromosome 14, bCalNic1.hap1, whole genome shotgun sequence:
ATGATTTAGACAATTCCTTATTACCTGCATGTTTCTAAGGCTGCATATTTCTAAGAAAAATCCTAACTTAACAATGCAAATTTAAATTTGTTTGCCTGTTTCAGCAATAAGGTTTCCCTTGCAGGCAGGTTTTATTCTTCACACCCACTACTAACAGGAACCAAAGACAGAACATGAATTCCAGTCTAGTACAGGCCACAGAAGCACAGTTCGTAAGAAGGAGCTTTATTTACATGGGTTGGGTGCTTTTCCAGTAAGTGAAGTTCAGGGCATTGCCACCAGAGAATCCTCTTATTATGTCTTGAGCTCAAAGGGACAAAACCTGAGAAAAATAAGGTCACAGCAAACTCTCTACGGTTCAGTGACCTTCTAGGCAAAGAGTctctggggagcagagagagaTGCATTTTCTGATAGATTGTTCGTTTCACACTGTCACACTGATTTTATCAATAGTAGTGGTTGCTATATGTGAGTGTAAAATTATTTAGGCTTTCCTAACTTCTGCAGTTTCCAAAGTTCGTCAGCTATTTGggtcactgaaaaaaaaccccacaactatGAAACCTGTGGTAAGAATAAAGTTGAAATTATAGATATTTAGGAGCTATGGAATAGAGAAGGCATGTTTAGGATTTGTATATAATATATGCAAAAGCCAAAAGGGTAACTGAAATTGAGCTGTGAATTTGAGTTACACTTTGATGTATCTTCTTTTATATTTCGGTTACTGAAAACATTACAACTTAATGAAAATAAcagcctgattttcagaaatccccaacagcagcagcacctacAATGAAAGTCAGGATACTCAGGTTTTGAGCAATCCAACAACTAAACACAGTGGAAGTTTTAAAAGATCCTGTGAAATAAGTTAGAAGGAAATGAAcaggagaatttttttattcGCTGCAGACAAGTATGTTTACATTCTGTGGGAcatatttttgctgttcttgttCTCACACATTACTTGTTCGggttctctttcttttccagttcattACTCCCCCCGCCCCGTCTCTGATTTGGATCTTGAAAGTATCTCCCTCTCTACCCAGTAAACGTAGCTGACCAAGAGGGCAAACAACGTAATCAATGGGAATGCATTATTCTTCAAAAGCAGCTATTTAGAGTATTGTTTGGTTCCCATGGCTGAGATACCACCTATTTCAACAATGCTTTTAATACctagtaatttttttgtatgttttgtgcAGTTTATCTCAGAAACTTCCTGGAGATTATTCTTTCATCACGTAttacaaatcaaaaccaaagagaaaagaattcAGAATTCTATagattttgcttttagaaaCTTTTTATCTTGACCatgttttttcattcctttataCTTAGGTATTATAAACCCTGTAGGATACAAAACATTCACTCCTTGCATACTCACATCTCACATTCTTGTAAACAGATACTCTACGAGCCTGCCTGCTTTTCTCCCTACCCTACTCTTACATTTGGGTAGCCTGTACATAGAAgtactttcttcttttagaTTTCTCAGTATGGCCCAATGGCTTATGCAGGATACAGCATTTTTTCCAACAGTGTAAATGGATATCTTAAACTAATGAAAACTCTAAAACattgtgttttcttattttgaaataaaaaagtgttaACTGCCTACCTGAGGACAAATAAAGCCtgctccatacatgatacttCTTATTGAAGAAGAAAGGACATCCTTAGGAATAAGATTATCCGCAAAGATCATCATAAAATTATTGCAGAAGGCTAGGTGGAAGACTTGGAAGAAGTTCAtagttacaaaaaataaaaagttcttCTGTGTCATAATCTGTTTGGTCAATGAAATTACAGAGGACCAGGAGAGAGCTCCATCACTGTTTTCCAGATTAGCATTCTCCGGACAAATTTCTCTTTGCTCATACTGACTAGTGCTGTATTTGCCTGTATAACACATACAAGCTGTTGCTAATGCTGCGACCAAAACAGCGAAAGCCTGAAAATAGGCAAAATTTTCCATATTATCTGATATGAGACCACAAAATAGAATGCTTGTTGATCCGATTAGTGTTGCTACTTGGTTATATTTAATAAGCTGAAGCCTACTTTCATGTCTTGTTGAGATTTCTGCAAAGAGCGCACACTGCGCTAGAAGCACAAATGTAAGCAAACCATCAAAAGCGCATAAGGCAACAATGAGGTGAAGACCACTAAGCCAGTCACCTTCTTCATAGTGTTTCCAAGGAAACCAAGGAAGCAAAAAGGCCAACGCGTACAAAGGAGCTCcatataaaatggaaaactggCGCCTTGAGCAGCACGCTAATTTGGAGTTATCTTGAATATACCCAAAAAGAGGATCGTTAATGGCATTCCATATCATAAATACAACCTGCAACAAACAAGTAAGAAACACAATGGAATTTATCATTAGTGTGACTTTTGCGGAGGTTCTACAAACATAGAAGTAACACACACCATATTTAcctaaaataaatctttatccAGAGAACAAAGATCAAAGCTTCTCAGGTCAAAACAGACTCCAGAACAAACTCTTAAAGGTATTTAGAGGTTTAtagtaattttgaaaaacaagatgAATAAGTAGGCAGGTGCCCAACTACATGTGAAATAAAGTCCTGTCTGCTCTGTAAGACTTCACTCCTTCAAAAGCTTATATATCCAAGCTTTTATCTTGCAGAGCCCAGATATTGCTCTCACAGCACGTAATTCAAAACATAAGCTGGCCGATTACTTTCAGGAGACCATTTATGACAAGAGTTGCTCATGTGGATAATGACTTGCAGAATAAAGGCAGTATTTAAGTACTTAAACAGTCCATAGGAATGTCAAACATATCTATGGAGCT
Proteins encoded in this window:
- the LOC135994355 gene encoding transmembrane protein 180-like → MKFVLGIHPNALAYSMTTLGAGMMNSIFNFYYVKLFLNRYKISEVAFHQAQVVFMIWNAINDPLFGYIQDNSKLACCSRRQFSILYGAPLYALAFLLPWFPWKHYEEGDWLSGLHLIVALCAFDGLLTFVLLAQCALFAEISTRHESRLQLIKYNQVATLIGSTSILFCGLISDNMENFAYFQAFAVLVAALATACMCYTGKYSTSQYEQREICPENANLENSDGALSWSSVISLTKQIMTQKNFLFFVTMNFFQVFHLAFCNNFMMIFADNLIPKDVLSSSIRSIMYGAGFICPQCLVLLNHASLKKFGYYRIILFSFYFEGVAAAVMFVLGPEHYYLLAFYLTINMVIVQASFSLFNLPLADIVDADLIKHKRRSPLSSMVFGTNALFTKPAQSLAPMLAVTILNQFGYENLNNEVAQLDPSLVLGLHDAMFYLVCLVPLCIAVIQILTWTPFSIQNSHMTAVH